From the Lemur catta isolate mLemCat1 chromosome 1, mLemCat1.pri, whole genome shotgun sequence genome, the window AGTTGATGTCTGTCCACTCAGAGGAGGAACAGGTGAGAAGCAGCAGGAGGAGATTTTTTGCAAGAGACTTAGGATCCCACCAGATTCGTGGCCTCAAGAGCTTTGCAGGTAGAGAAGGGTTAGGGGCCAGGGAGGTGGTTTCTGAGGGTCTGGACTCCTGGTTCCTGGAGAGGTGGGGGGCTGGACTCTTGGTTCCTCAGGAAGTGGGTCTGGGGGTCTTGAATCCTGGGTCCTGGGGAGCTGGGTTCTGAGGGTCTGGACTCCTGGTTCCTGGGAAGGTGGGTGGCTGGACGCCTGGACCTTGGGGAGGTTAGGGTCAGGTCTCCTGTGTCCTGGGGAGGTGAGGGGCTGGACGCCTTTGTCCTGAGGAGGTGGGTGCTGGGGCCAGGCTGTCTCTGTGCCAGGCTGAGGGGGGGGACACTGGTGTGCTAGGCCAAACCTCCTacccccgccccccgcagggTGTCTGGGCCGCGGCCCCCTAGGGCTGCTGTTTCTGGCCTTCATGCTCCTTGCTGTGCTCCTGGTGACCATCGTCATCCAAGGTCAGGAAGGATTTTTGGTCTGGGTCCCAGGCCTGGGCCTTTGGCTGTGGAAAGAAGCAGGGGTGGTCAGTTCCAGGATGGAGGTGGGGCTGAAAGCCATCAGGTCCCTTGGGGTTTCCAGGGGTCTCTCCCACAGCCCCTTCCATTCTGGGCCGGGGAGtgcaggaagaaggaggagaaggaggagggagaagaggaggaggaggaagggcctgGCTCCCCTTGCCCTTCTGTGCTGCCCTCTCAGGGTGTCagtcttcctcatcttcaaaggGGATTAACCAAGACCTTGGCTCTCAGAATCCATGACCCTGGAGGCCCAGTGCAGGgcatggcacacagtaggtgtttaataattgcggttcctttttttcctggcaCAGTCTCCAAGCTTCCCAGCTCCATGGGGCAAGAGCAGTCCAGGCAGGAGGCGATCTAGGAACTGACCCAGCTGAAGGCTGGAGTCCATGAGTTCCCACAAAGGTCCAGGCAGGAGAAGATCCACCAGGAACTGACCCAGCTGAAGGCTGCAGTTGGTGAGTGACAAGTCACCAAGGGTCCTAGCCCTGATGGGGCCTCCATGTGCTGAGACTATGCTAGGGTCATcaatcctctctgagcctcagtttccacatctgtgaaatgggaacacaGGGTAATAGGCATGATTGCAGTTGGTATTTGCAGGAGAGCAGGTATACAGTTGGCTCTCAGTTAAGGCAGTCTCCTGGCTGCTGACTTGAGCTGTAAAGCCCCTACTACTCCCAGTCTGGAGGAGATAGGGCCAGGAGTCCTGGGTTCTCCGGGGGATGGGGAGCGTCTCAGGATGTGGAGAGGGGAGTGTCCCACCCAGCATGGACAGTCAGGGAaggacccccacccccaagggcTTGAAGGGCGGGCAGGTGCAGGACTTTGGGCATGCACACCTgggtcccagccctggcccaccTTCTTCAACAGACCACCTGTGTCGCCCCTGTCCTTGGGAATGGACATTCTTCCAAGGAAACTGTTACTTCTTCTCCTACTCCCAACGGAACTGGCACGACTCCATCACCGCCtgccaggaggtgggggcccagcTGGTTGTCATCAAAGGCGAGGAGGAGCAGGTACACCTGATCGGGGCCTCGTCCTGGTCTGGGACATGCAGGTGGCCACTGGCCAGCTTGGCTGCAGGTGCTCAGAGAGGACCGTCTGGCAGTGGGGCTGCTTGTTCACTTGGAAACGCAGAAGGAGAAGGGTACACACAGGGGGTCCCAAGCACCTTGCAAGGAGAGACGGTTTCTGAACACCTGTGAACGCTTTGGGGAGCACAGCGAAGGTACGTAAGCCCCAGTGGTGTGCTGGCAAACGCCTGACAAGCAGCTCTCTGGGGGAATAAGTCGTTAGGTGTAGGGTTTGCCAGTTTCcctggtgtaaatattcccactgtGGCTGATTTCAAGTTATTGATGTGATTTCACTCACTTGGGAGCTGAAAAGAGACAATTGTTGCATGACCAACAATCCCGATCTGGTACGATCTGTCTCCAGGACATTAAACCAGACATAAGAGAATTCAcgcaaaagacaaaaaaatacagtatttccaCGTGTTTGTGAGGAGAGACCAACAGTGCATGTAGGTCTGTAAGTCAGAACCCATGTACGTGGGACACAGATGTGAGGGACTCAGACATGTGGGGGCTCATGACCCAGTATACTAGAGACTTAAGGTTAGACTGAACGCAGAACTTCCTGCCAAGAGATGGGAAGACACTGAGCCTGGCCAATGGGAAGCAGAGCTCCCCTCTGACTCCTCCTGTACCCCCTTACCCAGAACTTCCTACAGCTGCAGAGTTCCGGGAGGAACCGCTTCTCCTGGTTTGGGATGTCAGACCTGACTCATGAAGGCACGTGGCAGTGGGTGGATGGTTCTCCTCTGCCACCCAGGTAGATCCCGGGAGAAGGGGACACCTATGCCgtggggtgggggctctgggAGCTGTCCTTGGGGATGCTGCCCCACTCCCTGACCCCGTGGGGCTTAGAGGGTGGGATTTTCTCAATCCTGACTGATCTGAGGAAGGTGGTCTCATACTCACGCTCAGATAGCAGCGTTCATGTCGGTGCCTAAAGTTCCACCATCAGAGCTGAAGGAGGAGCTTGTCGCCGGGGcaggtgttttaaaatatcatgtatgAATAGCAGTTGGAGGTATGGTAAGGCCAATGGCTCAGGAGACAATTGCCATTGTAAAGATACTTTGTCATACTCACAGGTCCCAAAGGCGGGGCTCACATCACACTAGGCTGGGTCTCCTGGGGAAGCCCAGGGGTCGCTtctgaggcagaggagggaacGGGTGAGGCAGGGTAAGCAGCCTTAGGATTGGCTAGTTGGAGTTATTTTCAGGGGCTCTGGCATAGTGGGTGTCCCCAGCTGTCTGGCACCTGGCCATGGGGTGATAAGGACAGGGGGACAGGAGCCAGGATTAGAGAGCCCAGGAAGGGAGGTGGTGGGGTGTGGGCTCTGGATCGGTTGGTGTGTGTTTGCAAATCTCTCCGACTCCGGTACAAGGACTCCTCCCAAGGAGGGGTACGATAGTGGGGCACATGAGGCTAAGGCACTCGTGTCTCAGGCATATTATGGGTAGTCCAGGGCAATGCCTGTCAGGCATACAGATGTAGGGCAGGTGTTAAAGCATCAAGTTCACTGGAGGTGGAAACATGATTCCTGTAGTGGGGCGAGGGCAGAGACTCATGTCCTGCAGGGGCTTTGCAGCTTCACCAACCATTGGAACAGCGGCGAGCCCAACAACATCGGGGAGGAAGACTGTGTGGAAATATTCAGCCAGGGCTGGAATGACCGCAGATGCGATATTGCCAAATTCTGGATCTGCAAAAAGTCTGCCGCCTCCTGCTCCAGGGAGGAAGGGCGGgttccttcctcagcccctgctgccccaACCCAGTCTGCTGAATAGCAAAATTTTCCCCACTTTTAAGGCAGGGTTCCTTCTCCTGTTCCCGGACCTTAGCAAAGCCCTGGGACTGATCTCTATAAGATTCCTCATCCCCCATGGGCCTGGGTCCCCTTCTGTCCTTCCTCTGATGCCTGGCGGTTCTCCTGGCTCAGAGGTTGTGGTTCCTGCCCCTCCTGGGAGCTTTCGCAGTGACCTGGTGTGGGCGCATTCAGGGCATGGTGTGCTCCGTCAATCtactctctcttctccccaacaTCAGAATATTTGAATGGCCATGTGTAGCTGCCACGTGCCCGGGGCTTGACCCCCTCCGTGCACACCTTCCTTGTGCTCACCTTCCACCTCCCATCCCTGCACGCCTTTGCCTGAGCACTTGTTGGTTGCAAGAAGTCATCTCGCAGGCTGGAAGCACCAGGTTATTAAATGCCCCAGTTACCCAGTGGCACCTGTAGATGGCATGGAGCCCCCCAACACCCCCGCACACACATAcaactatttttttgttgttcttccaTCTCCTCTGTTTGACTGTTTTGAGGtgcatcctttataataaactgataCATACAAGCAAAGTGTTGTCCTGAGTTGTGTGGGTTATTCTAGCAAGTTCCTAAACCTGAGAGGCGGTTGTGGGAACCCTCAATTTCTCATCAGCCAGGTAGAAATGCGAGTGTCCTGGGCACCCCTTTGCAGCTGGCATCTGCAGTGGGTTCCATCTTGTGGGATAGAGCCCTTTAACCTGTGGGATTCGGGTGCGAACTCCAAACAGCCAGTGTGAGGGGGAAACACAAGTTCCccagactaaggagacatgatgactgaTATGAACTGAACTGTGTTCTCTCCGAAATTCGTATGTTGACCCAGGAGTGCAGATCCCATCTCGTACCTCCCCAGGACCCGGGAGTCCAgaccccatcccccaccccagtctTGTGGGATTAAGCCCTTTAAGTTTTGTGATTCTGGTGCTAACTTCGAGTAAGTACAGTGAGGGAAACATGCGAGTTCCCCAGACTAAAGATGAATGATATCAACTGAATtgtgcccccaaaattcacacattgaagtcctaaccccagtacttcagaatgggcccatatttggaaatagggtctttgcagaggtgATGAGGTTACGATGATGAGATTGGGTCCTGATCCAATGGtactggtgtccttacaaaacGGAGAAAcgtggacacagacacacatagagggaagatggggagaagacacagggagaatgtGGCCGTCTACAAGCCTAGGGAAGAAGCTccgaagaaaccaaccctgcccacgctttgatcttggacttccaacctcTAGAGCTGTGAGAgagtacatttctgttgtttgtgcACCACAGTCAGGGGCGCCTAGTTTCGGCGGCCCTGGCAAACTCTGGCACTGACTCGATGCAACGCGGGATCCTGTAACAGAGAAAGGACACGGATGGAAAAACTGGTGAGATCTGAATGGGGTCTGTAGTCTAGTTCACGGTATTGCACCAATATCAATTTCCTCATTTGGGCAAAGGTACAATGGTGATTCAAGATGTTAGCATTAGAGGAAGCTGGTTAAAGGACATACAGAACTCTCTGTGCTGCCTCTGCAACTCACCTGTACAGCTAAAActctttcaaaataaagtttgaagAAGACTCAAAAACCCTATACAGCTGCAGTTCCCAACCCCCAGTACTGGcccgtggcctattaggaaccaggccgcacagcaggaggtgaacggTAGGCGAGGGAGtgagtgaaacttcatctgtatttacagctgctccccatcgctggcatcaccgcataagctccgcctcctgacAGATCAGTAgcggtattagattctcatagaagcgcgaaccctactgtaaactgcacatgcgagggatctaggttgtgtgctccttatgagaatctaatgcctgatgatctgaagtgcAGCTGAGCGcaggggagcggctgcaaatacagattatcatgagCAGAGAGgcttgactgcacaataaatgcaatgtgcttgaatcatcccaaaaccatcccctgcACCCTGGTCCGTGGacaaattatcttccatgaaaccggtttCCTGGTTGGGGATGGCTGCGGAGGGTTCCATTTCTATGAGACATCTAGAGaaatttataggaaaagaaagtagaatagGAGGTCGGGcttgatggctcacacctgtaatcctagcactctgggaggctgaagtgggaggatcgcttgagctcatgaatttgagaccagcctgagcaagagagagaccccatctctacaaaaagaaagaaagaaagagagagagagaaaaaagaaggaaggaaggaaggaaggaaggaaggaaggaaggaaggaaggaaggaaggaaggaaggaaggaagggagggagggagggagggagggagggagaaagggaggaagggaggaagggaggaagggaaggaagaaaaagaaggaaggaaggaaggaaggaaggaaggaaggaaggaaggaaggaaggaaagaaagaaagaaagaaagaaagaaagaaagaaagaaagaaagaaagaaagaaagaaagaaagaaagaaagaaagaaagaaagaaagaaaggaaaagagagagagagaaaggaaggaaggaaaagagatgtggagagaaagaaatgaggaaatagCATTTCATAGGGACAAAGCTTCAGTTTACGAAGATGGTACATTCTGAAGATTGATGGCCGGTGGTGTTAGCACAACAATGTcagtgtacttaatgccactgcatcctatgcttaaaaatggttaaaatggtgcattttatgtttatgtgtattttatcacaataaaaacaactatcaaaaaatttctttgggatttttattggGGTGGCATTGGTTTTAATTTAGGATGTTTAGGACGGAGAGCACCCCTTCAGTGGTTAGAAGAGACAGAAGATGGAAATGAAGATTTTATTACTTACACATCCTGGGCGGTACATGCCATGTCCAGGGGCCACACAGGGAGCTCAGGGAGCACttgagggggcaggggagaaggagagagaaaaagagagggagggacccGTGAACCAGGGCCTTTACTGGGGTCCATGGCTTTACCCAAAGGGATGTCCTGCGGGGGAGATTTAATCGGTGGGTTTAACACAAGCCGGCACGGGTTCCAGGAGTCACGCTGTGACTGAGAGGTGGTCAGTGGGAAACATCTCTGTCGGAGCAGCACAGCAGGGGACAGCAGGCCAGTGGAGGAGGCCGGGTCCAGCTGCTTCCAGGGAGGGGTCCCCCGGAGGAAGTTGTATTAAGCAGATATCTGGGTCGACCCCATTGAGGAACTGAGAGGAGGTGGAGAACTGGAAACCGTGTAGACAGTGAGCGAGCTCTGCTTCTGGCAGGAGAAGGTATAACTTGTATTAGGACTGGATGTTGAGGCGCCATAAAATTACGGGAATGCACTATGGCTTTGGGTTTATAAATGAACTTGCAAAGTGTTAACCTCTTTAAAATATGGAGTGTCCTTTTTGTGAATTCATGCTGTGTCTTTATTCAAATCTTAGTTAAGTTTAAGAGCTTCATCCATATTCATaaatgattattcttttttttttctagaggggggtcctgctctgtcacccaggctggagtgcagcggtatcatcataggtcactgtagcctcaaactcctgggttcaagtgatcctcctgcctcagcctccccagtagctgggactacaggtgtgcaccatgacaggcagctaactttttttatctttggtagagacgaggtctctctatgttgcccaggctggttttgaacacCTGGACTcaggcgatcttcccacctcggccttccagagtgctgggatgacaggcgtgagccaccttgcccagccatcACCTTTATTTCGTTCTCGATTTTACCAAATATGGTTCTCATATTTCATTATCAAATCATTTAAGCAGCATCACTGAAATTGTCTCTCAACAAGCAGTATCattttgctagggctgccataaaaaagTGACACACACTtggggggcttaaaacaacagatatttattagcTCACCTTTCCAGAGGCCAGAGGTCTGAaagcaaggtgtcagcagagccatgTTCCCTCTGAAATGTATTGGGGAGCCTCCTCCCATGCTCCTCCCTGGCTTCTGATAGTTGCCAACAATCTTTGTCATTCCTCGGCGTTTAGACACATCACTtgaatctctgcctctgttgtcgcgttgttttctccctcccccgccccaccacAGCTTCATGTCACctttcctctgtgtctctctcctcttcttataaggacatagTCATATTGGATTGGGTGCCACCCTCACGACAACACCATAACCTAGTTaccatctacaaagaccctatttccaaataaggtcacagtcacaGGTACTAGAGGTTAGGGCTCCAACAAACCTTTTTTGGGAGATGCAATTCAACCCACTAAACATCATAGAGTCTTCATTTCATTcttgattttacaaaaaaatggTCCTCATATTTTTCTATTCACTAAGACATTTCTGTAGGATCCTAGAAATTGCCCCATCTCAAATTAAGGAAGCTTTACCCTATTTCTTGTTGACTAAGCACTTGTCttcctgtgtttatttttttttaatgacatatcAGTGCTGAAGAGTCATATCTCCTAATTATAATGGGGAGAGGACAATAGTTGCCAGAGGATAGAGATTACATGGTGACATTTTTATACAGATTCTAGATATGTAAAACAACCCAATATATGGTCTATGGATCCATGCATGATTGAAACATTTGTGGGCaagccagcactttgggaggctgaggcaggaagattgcttgagcccaggagttggaggctgccaTGAGCCGTGATAgcgccaccgcactccagcctgggcgacagagagagagaccttatctcaaataattaagtaaataaatacgtattttaaaatatgggtcAACACCAAGTTCTTGGAGGGAGGATGCCTCAGGGAAGGAAAGAACGGAATACGAGCTTGGAGGGGAACATGGGACCGCCACTCTATTTGTTAGGATTTACTTACTGTTAAGGGGATCTGAAATGGGTGAAGACGTCAAACCTTGATGAGCTCAGTAGAAGGCATTTTTTTCTGCCTACCTCTTTGCAtgcttaataataaaaaagcaaagcccaaattaacagcaacaaagaaagtgTAACATGCCCTTGGCCTCGAGCTGGGGGCCCTCGTTGAACCCCTCATTTCTGCAGAGAATGGAAGCCACAGAGCAGTCCTGGTCTTGGAGCTGAATCCTAGGACTTTCACCTTCTTCCCACATTCGTCCAAACCCCGTATCCCCAGCATTCAGGTCCTTGTGTGATCCGGTCCTAGCTGACACCCCAGCCCCAGACTGTGGCCCCTGAATCAGTCTCGGCTTCTCCAACGAGTCCTGTTCTTCACCCTCCCAATCTCTGCATGTGCTGATACCGTGTTGGGAACATTGTTTCATGTTTCCATCTCCTCCAGAATAATTCTCACTCCTTCTCCAGGCattgcctcctccaggaagtcctcccaGATCCTCCAGGATCAGTCAGGTGTCTCCGGTGGTTCTCATCGTCCCCTGAACTTCCCAGACTCAAAACATTGTCTTAAAATACCCTGGTTACACGTTCCCCACTGTGCTGAGACCCCCAGAAATGGGTCTCCCCTGCCTGTTCTGGGCCAGGACTAGAGGTTAGAGGTCAGCTGCCCCCTCCACCCTCGCACCTCTCTTCTCCTTTCACTTCCCCTGCAGCGAGTTGTGGGCACAGCACAGGGCATGGGCGGCCTCTGGCTTCGTCGCTGAGCTGCACAGCTCCGCCTGGCTCCCCAAGGCAGCTTCAGCCACAGCTTTACGCAGGGGAGACCCACTCTCCTGCCCACTGTGCCTTTGCCCTGGCTGTGCCCTGTGTCTGCTGTGCCTTCCTGTTCCCGTCAACACTGCACGTGTCCTCGGAGGCACAGTTCCAGTGCTACCTCCTCCAGAAAACCTCCTCTGACCCCCAAACGAATTCATTCTTTCTCCTCCATAAGGACCAATGGATCATGTCCGTCTAAATCCTTTCCCAGGAACATATTCTGATGGTTGCTTTGGACAGAGACTGTACAACCCTTTTGGttttttcatttcctctctctgAGCTGCCCCCGAGAACCCCAGAAGGAGAGTGTGCCCACCAGAAAGTTCTGCCTCACAGTAAAGTTCTGTTGCTAAGTCAGCTTCCAGCACTTGTTGACTTGGGTTCCATTTCTGATGATGAAGGCAGGATGAGTCTCAGAGCAAGATGATTATCTAGGAAAACAAATCTAGCAAGTTGTGCTTTGTCCACCCTGCATTGTCTTCTAGGCATTGTAGACCTTTAATGTTtaacccttcctcctcccttgATACCACAGACATCCACTCTGATGTGTTTGATACGTGTCCTTACATTTATATGTACTTgggagttgtgtgtg encodes:
- the LOC123635437 gene encoding LOW QUALITY PROTEIN: CD209 antigen-like (The sequence of the model RefSeq protein was modified relative to this genomic sequence to represent the inferred CDS: substituted 1 base at 1 genomic stop codon), with the protein product MSDSKELGVLGCLGRGPLGLLFLAFMLLAVLLVTIVIQVSKLPSSMGQEQSRQEAIXELTQLKAGVHEFPQRSRQEKIHQELTQLKAAVDHLCRPCPWEWTFFQGNCYFFSYSQRNWHDSITACQEVGAQLVVIKGEEEQSSGRNRFSWFGMSDLTHEGTWQWVDGSPLPPSFTNHWNSGEPNNIGEEDCVEIFSQGWNDRRCDIAKFWICKKSAASCSREEGRVPSSAPAAPTQSAE